In one Planctomycetaceae bacterium genomic region, the following are encoded:
- a CDS encoding glycosyltransferase family 39 protein: MDDRKIKGIILCALLVIPVITSFAWLANMPVGNHEAYVAIAARNMIKTGEWVIPYVNGEPRLNKTPLCYWILAGIGKVAGGINDFTVRLPSALLAILSAAAIFYFVRKQLGFRIAAISAIIWSTTLGYIRYSHTGRPEMALCTFVTIAMLSFYAGIKTESRREQIWFMIVFWVSFALAMLAKGPAPLPLIAPALFLYFLIFKQWKLVPKVLPLAGILIFLLIVLPWPIEVLKHLPNAAEIWNREYIARAEGEYVPGGKPFYYYFGIMFIYIIPYCAFIPMALTAPFFKIWEEKRDALWYHWLWFVVGILVMTACGGKRQHYILPLMPAMAVMAGIILDDLIFTRKSYDKRFTLTFMFGHIAAAVIVAGVFVFAIPKITSEERQSDNAIKLLTEQIKTTIPDTEIIAYCNANASFIYYFGKDVAQIRDVNEVYNRYLTGSGIFARDIFYEKLKSDNRFNLFIKGVDDERGIFLKTE, from the coding sequence ATGGACGATAGAAAAATAAAAGGAATTATCCTTTGTGCCCTTTTGGTAATTCCTGTAATTACATCTTTTGCCTGGCTGGCCAATATGCCCGTCGGCAATCACGAAGCCTACGTAGCCATAGCTGCCAGAAATATGATAAAAACTGGCGAATGGGTCATACCTTATGTCAACGGCGAACCCAGACTGAACAAAACGCCGCTTTGCTATTGGATTCTCGCAGGAATCGGGAAAGTTGCGGGCGGAATAAATGATTTTACAGTTCGTCTGCCAAGCGCACTTTTAGCGATACTTTCCGCAGCAGCGATTTTTTATTTTGTTCGTAAGCAGTTGGGTTTTCGCATTGCCGCGATTTCAGCGATTATATGGTCAACCACACTTGGTTACATAAGATATAGCCACACCGGCAGACCTGAAATGGCATTGTGTACTTTCGTTACGATTGCGATGTTGAGCTTTTACGCCGGCATTAAAACCGAATCACGCAGAGAGCAAATTTGGTTTATGATTGTTTTCTGGGTCAGTTTCGCACTGGCAATGCTCGCCAAAGGCCCTGCCCCGCTCCCATTAATCGCACCGGCATTGTTTTTGTATTTCCTTATTTTCAAGCAATGGAAACTTGTCCCCAAAGTACTGCCGCTGGCGGGCATATTAATATTCCTGTTGATTGTCCTGCCCTGGCCGATTGAGGTGTTGAAACACCTGCCGAACGCTGCGGAAATATGGAACAGAGAATATATTGCAAGAGCCGAAGGCGAATATGTGCCCGGCGGAAAACCATTCTATTATTATTTCGGAATTATGTTCATTTATATAATTCCGTATTGCGCTTTTATACCTATGGCGTTGACTGCTCCGTTCTTTAAAATATGGGAAGAAAAACGCGATGCGTTATGGTATCACTGGCTTTGGTTTGTGGTCGGCATACTCGTTATGACTGCCTGCGGCGGAAAACGTCAGCATTATATCCTTCCATTGATGCCCGCAATGGCTGTTATGGCTGGAATCATTCTCGATGATTTGATTTTTACGCGGAAAAGTTACGACAAGAGATTTACGCTAACATTTATGTTCGGACATATCGCCGCGGCCGTTATAGTCGCAGGTGTTTTTGTTTTTGCGATACCTAAAATTACCAGCGAAGAACGTCAGAGCGACAATGCTATAAAATTGCTTACTGAACAAATAAAGACTACTATCCCCGACACGGAAATAATTGCTTATTGCAATGCCAACGCTTCGTTTATATACTATTTCGGAAAAGATGTCGCCCAGATACGCGATGTCAACGAAGTGTATAACCGGTATTTAACCGGCAGCGGAATATTCGCAAGAGATATCTTTTATGAAAAGTTAAAAAGTGATAATCGGTTTAATCTCTTCATAAAAGGCGTTGACGATGAACGAGGCATATTTTTAAAAACTGAATAA